A portion of the Syntrophaceae bacterium genome contains these proteins:
- a CDS encoding NADH:flavin oxidoreductase encodes MSDSVLFREATIGPLPIPNRFVRSATWEGLAAPDGGCTDDLVRLMSDLAEGGVGLIITSHAYVSPEGFAVRGQLGVDRDERIPALARMAEAVHARGCRIVLQLAHGGILAGTQLTGQPAFSPSQEGGPEKTRRREMTQADIADTVRAYGAAALRAKKAGFDGVQVHAAHGYLLSQFLSPWFNRRADRYGGSIENRARIILEILASIRSAVGGEFPVLVKINSEDFLEGGLTREDSRRAALLIAEAGADAIELSGGTLLSGKLSPSRPKIDSVEQEAYFRDAARALKPKLAIPLILVGGIRSFDVAEGIVRDGVADFVSMSRPFIREPGLVNRWKRGDRSRAACVSDNRCFGPPMRGTGFYCVVDKEEREEKKEG; translated from the coding sequence ATGAGTGATTCCGTTCTCTTTCGGGAAGCAACGATCGGCCCCCTGCCCATCCCCAACCGGTTTGTCCGCTCAGCCACATGGGAGGGCCTTGCTGCGCCTGACGGCGGCTGCACCGACGATCTCGTCAGGCTCATGTCGGATCTTGCCGAAGGCGGCGTGGGGCTCATCATCACGAGCCATGCCTACGTGAGCCCCGAGGGCTTTGCGGTGAGGGGGCAGCTGGGCGTGGACCGGGACGAGCGCATCCCGGCGCTTGCCCGCATGGCCGAGGCCGTTCACGCCAGAGGCTGCCGGATCGTCCTGCAGCTGGCCCACGGCGGCATTCTGGCCGGCACGCAGCTGACGGGACAGCCGGCCTTTTCCCCCTCGCAAGAAGGCGGTCCCGAGAAGACCCGCCGGCGCGAGATGACGCAGGCCGACATCGCCGACACGGTCAGGGCTTACGGGGCTGCAGCCCTCCGGGCGAAGAAGGCCGGATTCGACGGGGTCCAGGTCCATGCCGCCCACGGCTATCTCCTCAGCCAGTTTCTCTCGCCCTGGTTCAACCGAAGGGCAGATCGATACGGGGGCAGCATCGAGAACAGGGCGCGGATCATCCTGGAGATCCTGGCCTCGATCCGGAGCGCCGTCGGCGGGGAATTCCCGGTCCTGGTGAAGATCAACTCCGAGGACTTCCTGGAAGGCGGCCTCACCCGGGAGGACTCGCGCCGTGCGGCGCTTCTGATCGCCGAGGCCGGCGCCGACGCCATCGAACTGTCCGGGGGGACCCTTCTTTCAGGCAAGCTGAGCCCGTCACGGCCGAAGATCGATTCCGTCGAGCAGGAGGCGTACTTCCGGGATGCCGCACGGGCCCTGAAGCCGAAGCTGGCCATTCCCCTGATCCTCGTGGGGGGGATCCGGTCCTTCGATGTGGCCGAGGGGATCGTCCGGGACGGGGTTGCGGATTTCGTTTCCATGAGCCGCCCCTTCATCCGCGAGCCGGGACTCGTCAACCGATGGAAAAGGGGCGACCGAAGCAGGGCGGCCTGCGTGTCCGACAATCGCTGTTTCGGGCCGCCCATGCGCGGGACGGGATTTTACTGCGTCGTGGACAAGGAGGAAAGAGAAGAGAAGAAAGAAGGATAA
- a CDS encoding pyridoxal phosphate-dependent aminotransferase: MRFDIAKRGNGLTYEIRNIVGVANRLKACGMEVIWENIGDPVQKGEQIPEWMKDVLVEIIRDNTSFGYSPTQGMDATREFLADLVNRRGRTQITPDDILFFNGLGDAIARCYSAIRVDARVILPEPTYSTHFLAEVLHASFPPNTYRMNPYHKWHPDMNELEMKVKNHKAIVGILVINPDNPTGFVYHEETLKRIVRIAKENDLFLVFDETYINMVYNGKVAVPLSDIVEDVPAMSMKGISKEFPWPGARCGWIEFYNRDKDETFQRYTSAILQQKMSEVCSTTLPQMAIPKVMTHPEYEKYLNARIRRYEKLSNMAFNILKNVPYIVVNRTDGAFYMTVVFNEAVLNNKQTLPIENASIKQFIEKITADNIELDKRFVYYLLGSTGICVVPLTSFFTPLLGFRLTLLETDEDRFEYTVKKLGEKIVEYIDSTKRPV, encoded by the coding sequence ATGAGATTCGACATCGCCAAGAGAGGCAACGGGCTTACCTACGAAATCCGAAACATCGTCGGTGTCGCGAACCGTCTCAAGGCCTGCGGCATGGAGGTGATCTGGGAGAATATCGGCGACCCCGTCCAGAAGGGCGAGCAGATCCCGGAGTGGATGAAGGACGTCCTCGTCGAGATTATCCGGGACAACACGTCGTTCGGCTACTCCCCCACGCAGGGCATGGACGCGACGCGGGAATTTCTTGCCGACCTGGTGAACAGGCGCGGCAGGACGCAGATCACCCCCGACGACATCTTGTTCTTCAACGGGCTCGGCGATGCGATTGCACGGTGCTACAGCGCGATCCGCGTGGACGCCCGGGTCATCCTCCCGGAGCCGACCTATTCCACCCATTTCCTGGCCGAGGTCCTCCATGCCTCGTTTCCGCCCAACACGTACCGGATGAACCCCTACCACAAGTGGCACCCGGACATGAACGAGCTGGAGATGAAGGTCAAGAACCACAAGGCCATCGTGGGGATTCTCGTCATCAACCCCGACAATCCCACGGGGTTCGTCTACCACGAGGAGACGCTCAAGAGGATCGTCCGCATCGCCAAGGAGAACGACCTGTTCCTCGTCTTCGACGAAACCTACATCAACATGGTCTATAACGGAAAGGTCGCCGTGCCGCTCTCCGACATCGTCGAGGATGTCCCGGCCATGAGCATGAAGGGCATTTCAAAGGAATTCCCCTGGCCCGGGGCACGCTGCGGCTGGATCGAGTTCTACAACCGGGACAAGGACGAGACGTTCCAGCGCTACACCAGCGCCATCCTGCAGCAGAAGATGTCCGAGGTATGCTCGACGACGCTCCCCCAGATGGCCATCCCGAAGGTCATGACGCACCCGGAGTACGAGAAGTACCTGAATGCCCGCATCCGCCGCTACGAGAAGCTCTCGAACATGGCCTTCAACATTTTGAAAAATGTCCCCTACATCGTCGTCAACCGCACCGACGGGGCCTTCTACATGACCGTGGTCTTCAACGAGGCCGTCCTGAACAACAAGCAGACGCTGCCGATCGAGAACGCGAGCATCAAGCAGTTCATCGAGAAGATCACCGCGGACAACATCGAGCTCGACAAGCGGTTCGTCTACTACCTGCTGGGCTCGACGGGCATCTGCGTCGTTCCGCTCACGTCGTTCTTCACGCCGCTTCTGGGCTTCCGCCTCACCCTGCTGGAGACCGACGAGGACCGCTTCGAGTACACCGTGAAGAAACTCGGGGAGAAGATCGTCGAGTACATCGACTCGACGAAACGCCCCGTGTAG
- a CDS encoding PaaI family thioesterase, producing MEDPDITYAREIVARDPMASFLGIRLEEVRRAYCRLSVEIRPEYLNAHRRAHGMILSSMIDQAAAVAANSMGEDVLLVELKINYLAAAAPGETVTAEARPVDIKRALSLWTVDVRNASGTLVATGQALGYHRTR from the coding sequence ATGGAAGACCCCGACATCACGTACGCCCGCGAGATCGTGGCCAGGGACCCCATGGCCTCCTTCCTCGGGATCCGTCTCGAGGAGGTGCGGCGGGCCTACTGCCGCCTTTCCGTCGAGATCAGGCCCGAGTACCTCAACGCCCACAGGCGGGCGCACGGGATGATTCTGTCTTCGATGATCGACCAGGCGGCTGCAGTCGCCGCCAACTCCATGGGCGAAGACGTCCTGCTCGTGGAGCTGAAGATCAATTATCTCGCCGCTGCCGCCCCCGGGGAGACCGTGACGGCGGAGGCGAGGCCCGTGGACATCAAGAGGGCCCTCAGCCTCTGGACCGTCGACGTTCGCAACGCCTCGGGCACGCTCGTCGCAACGGGGCAGGCCCTGGGCTATCACCGCACCCGTTAA
- a CDS encoding enoyl-CoA hydratase: MEFQNITYEKADSVGIVTLNRPARQNALSIALLEEMNQLLAAAAESRDVKVIVIRAAGKNFCAGHDLGDLAGQPITVHNRMFSICAEMMLRLQRMPQPVIAQVHGIATAAGCQLVAACDLAVAEEGARFGTPGVNLGVFCSSPAVSIVRAVGRKRALEMLFTARLISAREACDWGLVNRVVPAERLEPETMELARHIAKASLSCLAIGKQAFYSQVNLPDPAAYDLASNVIVNNFFTEDGKEGVAAFLEKRKPVWKDR, from the coding sequence ATGGAATTTCAGAACATCACGTACGAAAAAGCGGACAGCGTCGGGATCGTCACGCTCAACCGGCCGGCGCGGCAAAACGCCCTGTCCATCGCCCTGCTCGAGGAGATGAACCAACTCCTCGCAGCTGCGGCGGAGAGCCGCGATGTGAAGGTGATCGTGATCCGGGCCGCGGGGAAGAACTTCTGCGCGGGCCACGATCTCGGCGATCTGGCGGGCCAGCCGATCACCGTGCACAACAGGATGTTCTCGATCTGCGCGGAGATGATGCTGCGGCTCCAGCGTATGCCCCAACCCGTGATCGCCCAGGTCCACGGGATCGCCACGGCCGCGGGCTGCCAGCTCGTGGCGGCCTGCGACCTCGCCGTCGCCGAGGAGGGGGCGCGGTTCGGCACCCCGGGGGTCAACCTCGGCGTCTTCTGCTCCTCGCCTGCAGTGTCCATCGTCCGGGCCGTGGGCCGAAAGAGGGCCCTGGAGATGCTCTTCACGGCCCGGCTGATCAGCGCACGGGAGGCCTGCGACTGGGGCCTCGTCAACCGGGTCGTCCCGGCGGAGAGGCTCGAGCCGGAGACGATGGAGCTGGCCCGGCACATCGCGAAGGCGAGCCTTTCGTGCCTCGCCATCGGAAAGCAGGCCTTCTACAGCCAGGTCAACCTGCCGGACCCGGCGGCCTATGACCTGGCCTCGAACGTCATCGTGAACAACTTCTTCACCGAGGACGGGAAGGAAGGGGTGGCGGCGTTTCTGGAAAAGAGAAAGCCCGTCTGGAAAGACCGCTGA
- a CDS encoding J domain-containing protein, protein MSGTTRIRNRNYKVDRARKLLGIPGDATAEDAKRRYRELAKQWHPDVNPGEDAHARMQELNGAYALLMKEEFGVLDPWGEYDRWWWRQFGNDHIWGSHFPETERQETPHRRRRNRLVEK, encoded by the coding sequence ATGTCCGGCACGACGCGGATACGAAATCGGAACTACAAGGTAGACCGGGCGCGGAAGCTGCTGGGCATCCCCGGAGACGCGACGGCCGAGGATGCCAAGAGGCGATACCGGGAGCTTGCCAAGCAGTGGCACCCCGACGTGAACCCCGGCGAGGACGCCCACGCCCGGATGCAGGAGCTCAACGGGGCCTATGCCCTGCTGATGAAGGAGGAGTTCGGCGTCCTCGACCCGTGGGGGGAGTACGACCGGTGGTGGTGGCGGCAATTCGGCAACGACCACATCTGGGGCAGCCATTTCCCGGAAACCGAAAGGCAGGAAACGCCGCACCGGAGACGGCGAAACAGGCTGGTGGAAAAATGA